In one Anaerolineae bacterium genomic region, the following are encoded:
- a CDS encoding nucleotidyltransferase domain-containing protein: protein MDIAVLLPPDQSRQQPSLMLTPSHLALEDALRRPVDLLNAREVSTVFQKEIISAGRLLYCADPTGVPEFEMLTLSLYQKLNEERKEILAAFRETGRAYPV from the coding sequence GTGGACATCGCGGTTCTGTTACCTCCTGACCAGTCCCGGCAGCAGCCCTCGCTGATGCTGACCCCCTCTCATTTGGCGCTGGAAGACGCCCTCCGCAGACCGGTGGATCTGCTGAACGCCCGTGAGGTCTCGACCGTGTTCCAGAAGGAGATCATCAGCGCCGGTCGCCTCCTCTATTGCGCCGACCCCACCGGCGTACCCGAATTCGAGATGCTGACGCTCTCGCTCTATCAGAAGCTGAATGAGGAGCGGAAAGAGATCCTGGCAGCGTTTCGCGAGACGGGCAGGGCTTACCCCGTATGA
- a CDS encoding NUDIX domain-containing protein: MSTPEARRDAEPHLYTVAVEGAVFHRGRYLFVVRSRRDRVYPGVLTLPGGKVEIEAEGESVLERSVRREVSEEAGVEVEDDVHYVESKTFRLDDGRHVLDAVFLCRYRAGVARPDARETEAVVWLSPEELARRPDAQDWLIRSVALAEVKRRALGWQ; the protein is encoded by the coding sequence ATGAGCACTCCGGAAGCCCGCCGCGATGCGGAGCCGCACCTCTACACCGTCGCCGTCGAGGGCGCCGTGTTCCACCGAGGCCGCTATCTCTTTGTGGTACGCTCCCGTCGAGACCGGGTCTACCCCGGCGTCCTCACCCTCCCGGGCGGCAAGGTGGAGATCGAGGCCGAGGGCGAGTCCGTCCTGGAGCGAAGCGTCCGGCGCGAGGTGAGTGAAGAAGCCGGCGTGGAGGTGGAGGACGACGTCCACTACGTCGAAAGTAAGACCTTCCGCCTGGACGATGGGCGCCACGTGCTGGACGCGGTTTTCCTCTGCCGCTATCGGGCCGGCGTCGCCCGCCCCGATGCCCGAGAGACGGAAGCGGTGGTCTGGCTCTCTCCCGAGGAGCTCGCCCGGCGGCCGGACGCCCAAGACTGGCTCATCCGCAGCGTGGCCCTGGCCGAGGTCAAGCGCCGCGCCCTAGGCTGGCAGTAA
- a CDS encoding MBL fold metallo-hydrolase — protein sequence MRLTDRVYLVGSGANGLFLSHRSDCTVYAVDCDGPIALVDAGVGGEGTDLILRHLRGDGLDPEAVTHLLVTHKHADHSGGAADFYERLGVQVVATSHTAEALRRGDEEMISMGAAKRAGLYDPDYVFRACPVDRVLEDGEALTVGDVTFELLETPGHCAGHCAFTFRRDGKLHLFGGDNVFAGGKILLQNIPDCDLQAHLETVRRLAALDVEVFLPGHTMPALREGYRHLQAALARMDRLLVPESYH from the coding sequence ATGCGCCTGACCGATCGTGTGTACCTGGTGGGAAGCGGCGCCAATGGTCTGTTCCTGTCTCACCGCAGCGACTGCACCGTCTACGCCGTGGACTGCGACGGGCCCATTGCCCTGGTGGACGCCGGCGTGGGTGGCGAGGGCACCGACCTGATCTTGCGTCACCTGCGGGGCGACGGACTGGATCCGGAGGCGGTGACTCACCTGCTCGTCACCCACAAGCACGCCGACCACAGCGGCGGGGCGGCGGACTTCTACGAGAGGCTGGGCGTGCAGGTGGTGGCCACGTCCCACACGGCCGAGGCCCTGCGCCGGGGGGACGAAGAGATGATCAGCATGGGCGCCGCCAAGCGCGCCGGCCTCTACGACCCCGACTACGTCTTCCGCGCTTGCCCGGTGGACCGCGTGCTGGAGGACGGTGAGGCCCTGACGGTGGGAGACGTCACCTTCGAGCTGCTGGAGACGCCCGGTCACTGCGCCGGCCACTGCGCCTTCACCTTCCGGCGCGATGGCAAGCTGCACCTGTTCGGGGGGGACAACGTATTCGCCGGGGGGAAGATCCTGCTGCAGAACATCCCCGACTGCGACCTGCAAGCCCACCTGGAGACGGTGCGCCGCCTGGCCGCCCTGGACGTGGAAGTCTTCCTGCCCGGCCACACCATGCCCGCCCTCAGGGAAGGGTACCGGCACCTTCAGGCGGCCTTGGCCCGGATGGATCGGCTGCTGGTGCCGGAGAGCTACCATTAG
- a CDS encoding MATE family efflux transporter, translating to MTSEAEIIAPARPARARRAVTIPLDDKSVGSAVNKLAWPIILENLFQTALGTTNMLMVSRLGAASVAGIGSATQLLMVMQAAFGAITTGTTVMVARAVGGGDYQMASRVAKQSVSLGVMVSALIALAGLFFSDLAVRAMGTEPEVAALGGAYLRVVTAASLVMVMMFVVGAALRGAGDTRTPMKVTGLINLINVGVSYVLIFGKLGFPALGVVGSAWGATVARTVGTAILMTVLIRGRGPVSIRGRDGWRPDLGIVSRLWHLGFPTMVEQFLLRGGALLYGVIAISLGTVVYATQRITFQVISFSFMPGMGFAMAATTMVGQCLGAGRPDLAERSSWYAVRVALAIMLAAAVAMSVLGRSIMALFTDDPEMIAIGSQALIVIAMSQPFQALGQVLAGSLRGAGDTRFPMIATFTGIWLIRLPLGYLFGVILGWGLSGIYIANVLDAAGRATVNYLRYRTGRWRSIRV from the coding sequence GTGACTTCCGAAGCAGAGATCATTGCTCCGGCCCGGCCGGCACGCGCCCGTCGAGCGGTGACCATCCCTCTGGACGACAAGTCCGTCGGCTCTGCCGTCAACAAGCTGGCCTGGCCCATCATTCTGGAGAACCTCTTCCAGACCGCCCTGGGAACCACCAACATGCTCATGGTCTCCCGGCTGGGGGCGGCCTCGGTGGCCGGCATTGGCAGCGCCACCCAGCTCCTCATGGTGATGCAGGCCGCCTTCGGAGCCATCACCACCGGCACCACCGTCATGGTGGCGCGGGCCGTCGGGGGCGGCGACTACCAGATGGCCAGCCGGGTGGCCAAGCAGTCGGTCAGCCTGGGGGTGATGGTCTCGGCCCTTATCGCCCTGGCGGGCCTGTTCTTCTCCGACCTGGCCGTTCGGGCCATGGGCACTGAGCCCGAGGTAGCCGCCCTGGGAGGCGCCTACCTGAGGGTGGTCACGGCTGCCTCTCTGGTGATGGTGATGATGTTCGTCGTGGGCGCTGCTCTGCGTGGAGCGGGCGACACGCGCACACCGATGAAGGTAACCGGCCTCATCAACCTCATCAACGTGGGTGTATCGTACGTTCTCATCTTCGGCAAGCTCGGCTTCCCCGCCCTGGGAGTAGTGGGTTCAGCCTGGGGTGCCACTGTGGCCCGCACCGTGGGTACAGCTATCCTCATGACGGTGCTCATTCGGGGCCGCGGGCCGGTGAGTATCCGCGGACGAGACGGGTGGCGGCCGGACCTCGGGATAGTGTCGCGGCTCTGGCACCTCGGCTTCCCCACCATGGTGGAGCAGTTCCTGCTCCGGGGCGGGGCGCTGCTCTACGGCGTCATCGCCATCAGCCTAGGGACAGTGGTGTACGCCACCCAGCGCATCACCTTCCAGGTGATATCCTTCTCCTTCATGCCGGGCATGGGGTTCGCCATGGCCGCCACTACCATGGTTGGTCAGTGCCTGGGTGCGGGCCGGCCCGACTTGGCGGAGCGTTCCTCTTGGTATGCAGTTCGGGTGGCCCTGGCGATCATGCTGGCGGCGGCCGTCGCCATGTCGGTGCTGGGTCGGTCCATCATGGCCCTCTTTACCGATGACCCCGAGATGATCGCCATCGGCTCCCAGGCACTGATTGTTATCGCCATGTCCCAGCCGTTCCAGGCTCTGGGGCAGGTGCTGGCCGGCAGCCTGCGGGGCGCAGGCGACACCCGATTCCCCATGATCGCCACTTTCACCGGCATCTGGCTCATCCGCCTGCCTCTGGGCTACCTGTTCGGGGTCATACTGGGTTGGGGACTGTCCGGAATCTACATTGCCAACGTACTGGACGCCGCCGGCAGGGCCACGGTGAACTACCTCCGCTACCGCACCGGGCGGTGGCGCAGTATCAGAGTCTGA
- a CDS encoding sugar phosphate isomerase/epimerase, which translates to MDIGMSLFDLNYEQLGRALSIIADSGVRAIEVSFIPFTATDEQLRHLSRRYANAGAPWRSIHAQFGEDGDLGSTIESLRRHGVEVHKDLIRRAHVVDAPYIVVHPGRGVRDLTRIPAQEVSTRRSLEELVPLAEEAGVVLALENMLPHHSYEQSERMRALVEEFDSPALRTCFDSGHAHVGEGVPHVVQALGETIVTVHLADNDTSGDLHLQPPYGTINWAQVFRGLADAGFQGPMTVETRPWGASRPSRLVLELQALHHTSTGIEGALPQIRRDNGTGAWLRCPLCGHYTVETREGLSCACGEDKLDYRQI; encoded by the coding sequence ATGGACATAGGCATGTCGCTGTTCGACCTGAACTACGAGCAGCTGGGCAGGGCTCTCTCGATCATCGCCGATTCGGGCGTCAGGGCCATCGAGGTAAGCTTCATCCCCTTCACCGCCACCGACGAGCAGCTGCGGCACCTTTCGCGCCGCTACGCTAATGCCGGCGCCCCCTGGCGCTCCATACACGCCCAGTTCGGAGAGGACGGCGACCTGGGGTCCACCATCGAGAGCTTGCGCCGGCACGGCGTCGAGGTCCACAAGGACCTCATCCGACGGGCGCACGTGGTGGACGCCCCCTACATAGTCGTGCATCCTGGGAGAGGTGTGCGGGACCTGACTCGCATTCCGGCGCAAGAGGTGAGCACCCGGCGCAGCCTGGAGGAGCTGGTGCCCCTGGCAGAAGAGGCCGGGGTGGTGCTGGCGCTGGAGAACATGCTGCCGCACCATTCTTACGAGCAGTCGGAGCGGATGCGGGCCCTGGTGGAGGAGTTCGACTCACCAGCACTTAGGACCTGCTTCGACAGCGGCCACGCTCACGTGGGCGAGGGAGTGCCGCACGTGGTGCAGGCTCTGGGGGAGACCATCGTGACCGTGCATCTGGCCGACAATGACACTTCCGGGGACCTGCACCTGCAACCGCCCTACGGCACCATCAACTGGGCTCAGGTCTTCCGAGGCCTGGCGGACGCCGGCTTCCAGGGGCCGATGACGGTGGAGACCCGCCCCTGGGGCGCCTCCAGACCTAGCCGCTTGGTTCTGGAGCTGCAGGCCCTGCACCACACGTCCACGGGCATAGAGGGTGCTCTGCCCCAGATTCGGCGCGACAATGGCACGGGCGCATGGCTGCGCTGCCCGCTGTGTGGGCACTACACGGTGGAGACACGCGAAGGCCTCTCCTGTGCCTGCGGTGAGGACAAGTTGGACTACCGGCAGATATAG
- a CDS encoding sulfatase-like hydrolase/transferase, with the protein MSVKRPNIVLFTTDQQRGDFFGLAGHPLVETPNLDSLVQHGLYFPNAYSEIPSTTGARRILLSGKGNYHCGLVGYSATEWHEPNTLAHVLADNGYHCFNVGFRNLHPVRKLYGFHEVSPGELDHREWLRARLGPWAHERSHGVDANGWTARPWDKEEQYHRTNWTTEVAMDMLRRRDPTRPFFLWVSHHAPHSPYDPPGAIWDMYADREQPPVPVGDWAERYDVAGPGLPVTAWHGRLTPEQTRRGRIGYMGLITHIDFQFGYMLEEWRRSRLAQDTLFVYTADHGDMLGDHHLHRKTYAYEGSARIPFVIGYPQGYEGPTGTCDRVVGLQDVMPTILEVAEVEPPPGMTGRSALAAARGEPWREFLHGEHSPCYALEPAMHYLTDGKRKYIWFPATDEEQFFDLESDRQELRNLAGDPGHADEVARWRERLVQVLAERGDGFSDGRRLLPRREWWGPEAK; encoded by the coding sequence ATGTCTGTGAAGAGACCCAACATCGTTCTGTTCACCACCGACCAGCAGCGGGGCGACTTCTTCGGCCTGGCCGGGCACCCCTTGGTGGAGACGCCCAACCTGGATAGCCTGGTGCAACACGGGCTCTACTTCCCCAACGCCTACTCTGAGATCCCGTCCACCACCGGGGCCCGGCGCATCCTGCTGTCGGGCAAGGGCAACTACCACTGCGGGCTGGTGGGCTACTCCGCCACCGAGTGGCACGAGCCCAACACGCTGGCCCACGTCCTGGCCGACAACGGTTACCACTGCTTCAACGTGGGCTTCCGCAACCTGCACCCAGTCCGCAAGCTCTACGGCTTCCACGAGGTCTCGCCAGGCGAACTGGACCATCGGGAATGGCTGAGGGCTCGTCTGGGGCCCTGGGCTCACGAGCGCTCCCATGGAGTGGACGCCAACGGGTGGACGGCGCGGCCTTGGGACAAGGAGGAGCAGTACCATCGCACCAACTGGACCACCGAGGTGGCCATGGACATGCTCCGCCGCCGAGACCCCACCCGACCGTTCTTCCTGTGGGTCTCTCACCACGCCCCTCACTCGCCTTACGACCCGCCGGGGGCCATCTGGGACATGTACGCCGATCGGGAGCAGCCGCCGGTGCCTGTGGGGGACTGGGCAGAAAGGTATGACGTGGCAGGGCCTGGCCTGCCTGTGACGGCTTGGCACGGTCGGCTTACTCCGGAGCAGACCCGGAGGGGGCGCATCGGCTACATGGGGCTGATCACTCACATCGACTTCCAGTTCGGCTACATGCTGGAGGAGTGGCGCCGTAGTCGCCTCGCCCAGGACACGCTGTTCGTCTACACCGCCGATCACGGGGACATGCTCGGCGACCATCACCTCCACCGTAAGACCTACGCCTACGAGGGCTCGGCTCGCATCCCCTTCGTCATAGGCTACCCCCAGGGATACGAGGGGCCCACGGGCACCTGCGATCGGGTGGTGGGCCTGCAGGATGTCATGCCCACCATCCTAGAGGTAGCCGAGGTGGAACCGCCTCCCGGGATGACCGGCCGCAGCGCCCTGGCAGCGGCCCGCGGGGAGCCCTGGCGGGAGTTCCTGCACGGCGAGCACTCCCCCTGCTACGCCCTGGAGCCGGCCATGCACTACCTGACCGACGGCAAGCGCAAGTACATCTGGTTCCCGGCCACCGACGAGGAGCAGTTCTTCGACTTGGAGAGCGACCGGCAGGAGCTGAGGAACCTGGCAGGGGACCCCGGTCACGCAGATGAGGTGGCGCGCTGGCGGGAGCGTCTGGTGCAAGTGCTGGCCGAGCGCGGGGACGGGTTCAGCGACGGTCGCAGGCTTCTGCCGAGGCGGGAGTGGTGGGGGCCTGAGGCGAAGTAG
- a CDS encoding MFS transporter: protein MTATHRKRIVWTLALCTSLALFGDATLYAVLPAQYGLLAVSTAQVGWLLSVNRLVRLPLNLVSGWLADRLGCRGPYVIGVAVGALSTAAYGLLRGFWPLLISRALWGLAWSLLTVAAYGMILDASRADDRGRLTSIYASYSYFGGSVGMLLGGFLVDWLQLPRAMVALSLFSAIGVMGALTLPQTPPAPRRTVEPERPSLGAAVRASWQGMVGADLRLWVIAALNFAHRFFFAGVFYSTFGLYLRQAVGEEAHLGAWVIGVASLTSLLLFARNVTTIVTSPALGHLSDRLGDRVRVLVLGEVLGVAGLAAFAGSTAPAYIGAGVLLAAVAYGVVPPLLVAWLGDLTRAGSRGRHVGGYQTAGDLGSGLGPLAAYAFLPLLGIRWVYGLSAAFLALTVPLILWARTRAAQAEKPLVSEPA from the coding sequence ATGACAGCCACCCACCGCAAGCGCATAGTGTGGACCCTTGCCCTCTGCACGTCGCTGGCCCTCTTCGGCGATGCCACTCTGTACGCGGTGCTGCCCGCCCAGTACGGCCTCCTGGCTGTGAGCACGGCTCAGGTAGGCTGGCTCCTCAGCGTGAACCGCCTCGTCCGGCTCCCCCTCAACCTGGTGAGCGGCTGGCTGGCCGATCGGCTGGGGTGTAGGGGCCCGTACGTGATCGGCGTGGCCGTCGGGGCTCTGTCCACCGCTGCCTATGGCCTCCTGCGGGGGTTCTGGCCCCTCTTGATCTCGCGCGCCCTCTGGGGCTTGGCCTGGTCTCTGCTCACCGTGGCCGCCTATGGGATGATTCTAGATGCCAGCCGGGCGGACGATCGGGGGCGTCTCACCAGCATCTACGCCTCCTACTCCTACTTCGGCGGGTCGGTGGGCATGCTGCTGGGCGGCTTCCTGGTGGACTGGCTGCAGCTTCCCCGCGCCATGGTGGCGCTCAGCCTCTTCAGTGCCATCGGGGTGATGGGCGCGCTCACCCTGCCTCAGACGCCGCCGGCGCCCCGGAGGACCGTCGAGCCGGAGCGTCCCTCCCTGGGGGCGGCCGTCCGCGCCTCCTGGCAGGGGATGGTGGGCGCCGACCTGCGCCTCTGGGTTATCGCCGCGTTGAACTTCGCCCATCGCTTCTTCTTCGCCGGGGTGTTCTACTCCACGTTCGGGCTCTACCTCCGGCAAGCCGTGGGGGAAGAGGCTCACCTGGGCGCCTGGGTTATCGGTGTCGCTTCCCTCACCAGCCTCCTTCTGTTCGCCCGCAACGTCACCACCATCGTCACCTCCCCGGCCTTGGGACATCTGAGCGACAGGTTGGGGGATCGAGTGCGCGTCCTGGTACTGGGCGAGGTGCTGGGAGTAGCCGGGCTGGCCGCCTTCGCCGGCAGCACCGCGCCCGCCTACATCGGGGCGGGAGTGCTGCTGGCCGCGGTGGCGTATGGGGTAGTGCCGCCGCTACTGGTGGCCTGGCTGGGCGACCTGACCCGAGCCGGATCCCGCGGGCGACACGTGGGTGGTTACCAGACCGCAGGGGACCTCGGGTCCGGCCTCGGCCCCCTGGCGGCCTACGCCTTCCTGCCTCTGCTGGGCATTCGGTGGGTGTACGGACTCAGCGCCGCCTTCCTGGCTCTGACCGTCCCTCTCATCCTGTGGGCCAGAACCAGGGCCGCCCAGGCAGAGAAGCCCCTTGTTTCAGAGCCTGCGTGA
- a CDS encoding NAD(P)-binding domain-containing protein gives MGNNTRFTVLGAGHGGKAMAAHLALMGFPTTLFNRTPERVAAIRQRGGIDLVINGGERGGFGRLAGVTSDYAEALDGAEVVMVATPSTAHREIATQAAPHLADGQVVVLNPGRTCGAIEFEKMLRDSGCQKDVTVAEAATLIYASRSEGPAQARIFRIKEAVPLAALPATRTQRVLEALRPAYPQFIDGGNVLKTSLDNMGAIFHPALTILNAGWIEATHGDFQFYIDGASPSVARVLDVLDRERVTVAAALGVRAQTAQEWLQMAYDARGDDLYEAIHNQPGYYGIKGPSSLNHRYITEDVPMSLVPIAALGQRYGVAVGMMDAIIRLASVIHHTDYWRRGRTLDRLGLENLTVGELTAFVNEGVRPE, from the coding sequence ATGGGCAACAACACCAGATTCACCGTTCTGGGAGCCGGCCACGGGGGCAAAGCCATGGCCGCCCACCTGGCCCTCATGGGCTTTCCTACGACCCTGTTCAACCGCACCCCCGAGCGCGTAGCCGCCATCCGCCAACGGGGAGGGATAGACCTGGTGATCAACGGCGGCGAACGCGGGGGTTTCGGCCGCCTGGCCGGCGTGACCTCGGACTACGCCGAGGCCCTCGACGGTGCCGAAGTGGTGATGGTGGCCACTCCTTCCACGGCTCACCGGGAGATCGCCACCCAGGCCGCCCCTCATCTGGCCGACGGTCAGGTGGTGGTGCTCAATCCGGGCCGCACTTGCGGCGCCATCGAGTTCGAGAAGATGCTGCGCGACTCCGGCTGCCAGAAGGACGTCACCGTGGCCGAGGCCGCCACCCTCATCTACGCCAGCCGCAGCGAGGGCCCGGCTCAGGCCCGCATCTTCCGTATCAAGGAGGCCGTGCCCCTGGCGGCCCTCCCGGCCACTCGCACCCAGAGAGTGCTGGAGGCCCTGCGCCCTGCTTACCCCCAGTTCATAGACGGCGGCAACGTTCTCAAGACCAGTCTGGACAACATGGGTGCCATCTTCCACCCTGCCCTCACCATCCTGAATGCCGGCTGGATCGAGGCCACCCATGGGGACTTCCAGTTCTACATAGACGGCGCCAGCCCTTCGGTGGCGCGCGTCCTCGACGTCCTGGACCGGGAGAGGGTGACGGTAGCGGCGGCGCTAGGAGTGCGGGCGCAGACGGCTCAGGAGTGGCTGCAGATGGCCTATGACGCCCGGGGCGACGACCTCTACGAGGCCATCCACAACCAGCCCGGGTACTACGGCATCAAGGGACCCTCATCCCTCAACCATCGCTATATCACCGAGGATGTGCCCATGAGCCTGGTGCCCATCGCCGCTCTGGGGCAGCGCTACGGGGTGGCCGTCGGCATGATGGACGCCATCATCCGGCTGGCGTCGGTGATCCACCACACCGACTACTGGCGCCGCGGCCGCACCCTGGACAGGCTGGGCCTAGAGAACCTGACTGTGGGAGAGCTAACCGCCTTCGTGAACGAGGGCGTGCGGCCGGAGTAG
- a CDS encoding methionine synthase, whose protein sequence is MNEKQKVVVGAALGECVHVAGVVNFLRLAEQAGWRTVFLGPAVPVERVIEVARAEAADLVGVSYRLTPETGERLLRQLAEAGADLRGRGVRFAFGGTPPVADQARALGDFFDAVFDGSQTLDEVLAYVRGSRLPTLEEDFPHTLLERIAWKAPYPLLRHHFGLPTMQETVEGIEKIAESRTLDVISLGTDQDAQANFFHPERQDPGRAGAGGVPVRSADDYRALYRASRRGNYPLMRTYSGTDDLIRLAEMYVDTINIAWPAVPLYWFNAMDGRGPHSLEQSVHEHQKLIAWYGERGIPVELNEPHHWGMRDAPDVIYVVSAYLSAYNAKAYGVRDYVAQLMFNSPPGVSDTMDLAKALACLEIIEPLAGPDFRIWRQTRVGLLSHPLDDEAARGHLGAATYLQMAVNPHIVHVVGHTEAHHAATAEDVIAASKVTRRAVENAVRGQPDMTVDPRVRERKEELVAEARVTLEAIKALAAAEVRDPLADAAVLTRAVTAGILDAPHLKNNLYACGRIVSRIDERGACVAVHPESGQPLRERERLADLLPVRVRAKRARRSAAAGGDSRR, encoded by the coding sequence ATGAACGAAAAGCAGAAGGTAGTTGTGGGTGCGGCCCTGGGCGAGTGCGTCCACGTCGCCGGTGTGGTGAACTTCCTGCGGCTGGCCGAGCAGGCCGGCTGGCGGACCGTGTTCCTGGGCCCAGCCGTGCCCGTGGAGCGGGTCATCGAAGTGGCTCGGGCCGAAGCCGCCGATCTGGTGGGCGTCTCCTACCGGCTCACCCCAGAGACGGGCGAGAGGCTGTTGCGGCAGCTGGCCGAGGCGGGGGCCGATCTGCGGGGGCGGGGCGTGCGCTTCGCCTTCGGCGGTACGCCGCCCGTGGCCGACCAGGCTCGGGCTTTGGGCGACTTCTTCGATGCGGTCTTCGATGGCTCTCAGACGCTGGACGAGGTGCTCGCCTACGTGCGGGGTAGTCGCCTGCCCACCCTGGAGGAGGACTTCCCTCACACGCTCCTGGAGCGCATCGCCTGGAAGGCGCCCTACCCCTTACTGCGGCATCACTTCGGCCTGCCCACCATGCAGGAGACGGTCGAGGGGATAGAGAAGATCGCCGAATCGCGCACCCTGGATGTCATCTCCCTGGGCACAGACCAGGACGCACAAGCCAATTTCTTCCACCCCGAGCGCCAGGACCCGGGCCGGGCCGGGGCCGGCGGCGTGCCTGTACGCAGTGCGGACGACTACCGAGCCCTGTACCGGGCCTCGCGCCGGGGCAACTACCCCCTCATGCGCACCTACTCCGGCACCGACGACCTCATCCGGCTGGCCGAGATGTACGTGGATACCATCAACATCGCTTGGCCCGCCGTGCCCCTCTACTGGTTCAACGCCATGGACGGACGCGGGCCCCACAGCCTGGAGCAGTCGGTCCACGAGCACCAGAAGCTGATCGCCTGGTACGGCGAGCGGGGCATTCCGGTGGAGCTCAACGAGCCCCACCACTGGGGCATGCGCGATGCCCCCGACGTGATCTACGTGGTGTCCGCCTACCTCTCCGCCTACAACGCCAAGGCCTACGGGGTGCGGGACTACGTCGCCCAGCTCATGTTCAACAGCCCGCCCGGCGTCTCCGACACCATGGACCTGGCCAAAGCCTTGGCCTGCCTGGAGATCATCGAGCCCCTGGCCGGACCGGACTTCCGCATCTGGCGGCAGACTCGCGTGGGCCTGCTCAGCCACCCCCTGGATGACGAGGCGGCTCGAGGCCACCTCGGTGCCGCAACCTACCTGCAGATGGCGGTGAACCCGCACATCGTCCACGTGGTGGGGCACACGGAGGCTCACCACGCCGCCACCGCCGAAGACGTCATCGCCGCTAGCAAGGTCACCCGCCGGGCAGTTGAGAATGCCGTCCGCGGCCAGCCCGACATGACCGTGGACCCCCGCGTCCGCGAGCGCAAGGAGGAGTTGGTGGCGGAGGCGAGGGTGACTCTAGAGGCCATCAAGGCCCTGGCTGCTGCCGAGGTGCGGGACCCGCTGGCGGACGCTGCGGTACTGACGCGGGCGGTGACCGCGGGCATCCTGGATGCGCCCCACCTGAAGAACAACCTCTATGCCTGCGGCCGCATCGTCAGCCGCATAGACGAGCGGGGCGCCTGCGTGGCCGTGCACCCGGAATCGGGCCAGCCCCTCCGGGAGCGCGAGCGTCTGGCGGATCTGCTGCCGGTGCGCGTACGGGCGAAGCGGGCTCGCCGGTCCGCCGCTGCCGGAGGTGACAGTCGTCGCTGA